TTTGGACGAAATTGCGAATGCCTCATCTGAAGATGCCACAAAATTAGTCCAGGAAGTTTACCTGAAACCTATCAAAGAAGAACTTATAGCCAAAAGAATAAAAGAAATTAAAAAACATAATGTTCCTGCGGTAGTATCCTCAATCCCGCAAAGAGCCCGGCGTTTTGGGGAAATTGCCCAGGATGCGGGCGTCGATGTTTTTGTAGTTCAATCCACAGTTTTAACTGTAAAGCATATTTCGTCTGAATATGATACGCTTGATCTTTCTTCATTCTGCAAAAAAATGAAGATACCGGTCATTATTGGCAATTGTGTCACTTATGATGTTGCGCTTGAACTTATGGGGACGGGAGCGGATGCGATCCTTGTTGGGATCGGGCCGGGCGCGGCATGTACGACGAGGGGTGTTTTGGGAATTGGGATTCCCCAGGTTACCGCCACAATAGATTGTGCTGATGCAAGAGATTTTTATTATAAACAGGTCGGGAAATATGTGCCGATTATTACCGACGGGGGTATGAATATCGGCGGCGACATATGCAAGGCCTTTGCCTGTGGAGCAGATGCGGTAATGATAGGTTCCGCATTTGCGAGGGCGAAAGAGGCACCGGGGAGAGGATATCATTGGGGAATGGCAACGCCTCATGCAAATTTGCCCAGGGGGACAAGAATCAAGGTAGGAACAACCGGGACCCTAAAGGAAATTTTATTCGGCCCTGCGCGGCTTGATGATGGTTCCCAGAATTTAACAGGTGCGCTGCAGACTTCAATGGGAAATCTTGGAGCAAAAAACATCAGAGAGATGCAGTTGACGGAAATTATTATTGCACCCGCAATTCAGACTGAAGGTAAGGTTTTTCAAAAAGCACAAAAAGTAGGAATGGGGAAATGAAAGAAAAATCAAAAGTTTTTATAGGTCTTATAAGTCTTATAGGTCTTATAAGCCTTATTGCTGCCTGTGAAAAGCCTGTTGATGAACAGAACGAGCTGGCAAAAGGGTATTT
This genomic window from bacterium contains:
- a CDS encoding GuaB3 family IMP dehydrogenase-related protein → MGGEFIGRGKKARRCYGFDEIALVPGSLTINPNEVDISWSLRDKKFSTPIIAAAMDGVVDTNFAVQMGKLGSFAVLNLEGIQTRYENPSEVLDEIANASSEDATKLVQEVYLKPIKEELIAKRIKEIKKHNVPAVVSSIPQRARRFGEIAQDAGVDVFVVQSTVLTVKHISSEYDTLDLSSFCKKMKIPVIIGNCVTYDVALELMGTGADAILVGIGPGAACTTRGVLGIGIPQVTATIDCADARDFYYKQVGKYVPIITDGGMNIGGDICKAFACGADAVMIGSAFARAKEAPGRGYHWGMATPHANLPRGTRIKVGTTGTLKEILFGPARLDDGSQNLTGALQTSMGNLGAKNIREMQLTEIIIAPAIQTEGKVFQKAQKVGMGK